CCGGCTCCTCCCGGGCCCTGTACGAGCCGCTGATGACCACCCTGCGCGAATCCGGCACCACCGCGCTCGTGATGAACGGCGAACGCTCCGAAGGGCAGTTGTTCCCGCAGCTGTACGCCAGCGCCCAGCCGCCCGGGCGCGGGACGCTGGTCCGGCGGGGCCGCCCGCACCAGATCGTGCAGACCGCGCTCGCCGACTCCCCGACCCAGGAAGCACCGTGACCAAGGACGTCATCGCCCTCACCCCGAAGATGCCCGACACCACCGCGCTGATGGTGGCCCTGACGGCGGGCGGTGCGGACCTCGACGCCCAGGCCGCCGGGGACGGGGCCGTGATCCAGCTGCTGGGCGCGGGTGGCCGGCCCCTGGTCTCGGTGGAGGCGCCCGTGCTCGTACAGGTGCCCGGCGAGGTGGAACGGCTCCTCGGCACGCCCTGCGCCACCCCCGTCTGGTGGACGGAGACCCGCGCCTCCACGGCCGTCCCCGAGGCGGCCCCCCTCGCCGGAGCCGTCGCCGGACGCCTCGCCGAGGTGCTCGGCGGGACGGTCTGGCCCGAGGGCGCGGGGCACGTGTCGGTGGTGCCGGTGACCTCCGAGGCCTCGGCGGGGCCCGCACCGGTGGGAGCCCTGCCGACCGTGGACGTGGTCACCGCGTCCACCGCGGTGGTGCTCGCGGACCGGCCGGTGGTCGGGCTGACGGCCTGGCTGTCGGACGTCCTGCGCACCACGACGGGCTTCGGCGCGGCCCTGCACATCGTCACCCCGGACCACTGCCGGCTCAGCCTGCCGCTGCGTGCCGCGCTGGCCGGGGCGCCGAACCGGTGGGTGGTCCAGGACCCCGACTGCGGGTACTACGACGGCCTGTCCGGCGCGGTGCTGAGCTGGCAGGACGGCACCTTCGCCCCGACCCGCGACGAGGCGGGCCGGCCACGGCTCGCCGCCGCCTTCGGGCGCCCCGAGGCCCCGGGGGAGCGCCGGCTGACCGTGCAGTTCCGTACGGAGCACCCCGCCGAGGAGGAACTGCTGCTCGGCGGCGCGCTGGAGGCCGCCTGGCGCACCCTCACCGGGGAGCCCCCGGCGGGCTGGGGCACCGCCGAGCCGGTGAACCTGCCGTGGTCGCCGCGGCAGCTCACCGACCTCGCCCGGGGCCGGGTGCCCGAGCCCACGCTGGTCACCGCCGTCGGATCGCCGGCGCGGCCCGCGCTGGCCACCGTACGCGTGACCCGTACGGCCACCGGGGTCGAGGAGGACGTCACCCTGTCGCTGGGGTACGGGCCCTCGGAGGAGGTGCCGTCGGCCGCCCTCGGGGAGCTGGCGGAGGTCCTGGTCTCCGGGCACGGCCTGGTCAGCATGCTGGCCTCCCTGGGGCCCGGGCGCCGGGACCTGAGCCTGGCCCCGCGGGTGGCCGCGCCGGCGGTGCCGGTGTCCTTCACCCTCGGCGGCGCGGGCGTGGCCGAGGCGACGCTCACCCAGGCGCGGCGCCCTCCGCTGGCGGTCAAGCCCGCCCAGGTGGGCCCGCAGCGCAGGCCCGGACTGCACTACCCGCTGGGCGACGGCACCGACCCGGCCGCCTGGGAGTCCCTGTCCACGCTCCTGGCCCACCTGCGCACGGCGGTGCCGCCGCTGCCTTAGGCGACTGGGCCGCCCGGCGGCGTCCGGACGTGGGCTTGTGTACGGCAGCCGGGGTAACTCCGCGCTGACAATATGATTCTGACGGTTGCTCTGGGTAGTGCAGGTCCCGACGGACCCTCGACCCGGTCCGCTTCGAGCAACCGAAGGACAGCACCCCCATGATCCTCTCCCGCACGGTACGCGTCGCCGCCCCGGCCCTCGCCGCGCTCACCCTCACGATGGCCTTCGCCGGCCCCGCCTCCGCCAGCCCCGCGCTGGTGACGCGCAGCGGCAGCCAGATCCTCTTCACCGCGCAGCCGGGGGAGACCAACACCGTGACCTTCGAGATCCTGGTCAACAACACCTTCAAGGTCAGCGACACCACGAGTCAGGTCATCGCCGGCCCGGGCTGTCAGCAATCGGGCCCCAACGCCGCCATCTGCGGCCTGGGCGTAGGGCCCTCCGGCGTGACCCGCATCCTGGCCACGCTGGGAGACCGGAACGACTCGGCCACCAACAACACGTCCGTCCCGAGCGACATCATCGGCGGCGAGGGCGATGACCGCCTCCGCGGCGGCAGCGGCCCCGACCGCCTCATCGACTCGGACGGCTGGAACGCCGTGCCCGGCTCCAACACCTTCGCGGGCCGCGAGGGCAACGACACCATCATCAGCCGCAACGGCGGCTTCGACCGGATCGACTGCGGCGAGAACCCCCTCGACTTCGACTTCCTGCTCGCCGACTCGGCCACCCTCGACACCGTCGTCCCGAACACCTGTGAGTTCGTCCAGCGTTCCTAGCGAGCCCCGCTCCCGCCGTAGGGCGGCGGTGCGGTCAGCCCGCCCCGCCGCCCCCGGCGCGGACCAGGCCCGTCTCGTAGGCCAGGACCACCACCTGCACCCGGTCGCGCAGGTTCAGCTTCGTCAGGATGCGGCCCACGTGGGTCTTCACCGTCGCCTCCGACAGCACCAGCCGGGCCGCGATCTCACCGTTCGACAGGCCCTGCGCCACCAGCAGCATGACCTCGCGCTCACGGTCCGTCAGCCGCTCGATCTCCTTGTTCTCCGGCTCCGCCGACGTGGACGGCAGCATCGGCGCGAACCGGTCCAGCAGCCGCCGGGTCGTCGAGGGGGCCACCACCGCGTCTCCGCTGTGCACCGACCGGATCGCGGCCAGCAGCTCCGCCGGCGGCACGTCCTTCAGCATGAAGCCGCTCGCCCCGGCCTTCAGGCCCGAGAACGCGTACTCGTCCAGGTCGAAGGTGGTCAGGATGATCACCTTCGGGTGCTCGTCCGGCTCGCAGATCCGCCGCGTCGCCTCCACCCCGTCGAGCTTGGGCATGCGCACGTCCATCAGCACCACGTCCACCGCCGTGGCCCGCAGCACCTCCAGTGCCTCCAGGCCGTTGCCCGCTTCCGCGACGACCTCCATGTCCGGCTGGGCCGCGAGCACCATGCGGAAGCCGGTGCGCAGCAGCACCTGGTCGTCGACCAGCATCACTCGGATGGACATCCGTGACTACCTCTAGTTCTTCTTGAGCGGGAGCAGGGCACTGATCCGGAAGCCCCCGCCGGGCCGCGGGCCCGCGTCCAGGGTTCCACCGACCATACCGATGCGCTCCCGCATGCCGATCAGACCGTGCCCGGCGCCGTCCGCGCCGCCGTCCTCGTACAGTTCGTGCGCCGCGCCCCGGCCGTCGTCCTCGACCAGCAGGCCCAGCCCGTCGTCGAAGTAGACCAGCCGGACGCTCGCCTTCGCGTCGGGGCCCCCGTGCTTGCGGGTGTTCGTCAGGGCCTCCTGCACGATCCGGTACGCCGTCAGCTCCACCCCGCTGGGCAGCCTGCGCGGCGCGCCCTCGACCGCGAAGTCCACCGTCAGCCCGGCCGCCCGCACCTGCTCGACCAGCACCTCGATCTGCTCCACGTCGGGCTGCGGCACGTAGTCCTCGGACTCCTGCGGCTCGCCCGTGCGCAGCACGCCCAGCAGCCGCCGCATCTCCGCCAGGGCCTGGCGCCCGGTCCCGGAGATGGTCTGGAGGGCCTCCTTGGCCTGCTCGGGCGCCACGTCCATGACGTACGCGGCCCCGTCGGCCTGGACCACCATCACCGAGACGTTGTGCGCGACGACGTCGTGCAGCTCGCGGGCGATCCGGGCGCGCTCGGCGGCCACCGCCACCTTGGCCTGCGCCTCGCGCTCCTTCTCCAGCCGCTGGTTGCGCTCCACGAGCTGCGCGTAATAGGCCCGGCGGGTGCGCAGCGAGTCGCCCAGCACCCAGGCGAGGGCGAAGGGGACCATCACGAACAGGGTGAACAGCACCTCCTCCACCGTGCTGACGTTCTTGTCCACGCCGAAGCGCAGGACGTACAGCGGCGAGGCCAGCAGCCCGGACACCAGGGCCGAGCGGGACACCCAGCGCGGGACGTCGCCGGCGGCCACCGTGAAGAGGATGACCAGCATCGCGAAGTCGCAGAACTGCATCTCCACCCCGATGGCCAGCTGGAGCAGGCCCGCGCCCGCCGTGAGCCAGAACATCGGCACGGTCCACTTGCGGCGCAGGGCCACGGCGGCGGTCAGCGCCGCCACCACGGGGAACATGGCCAGCCGCTGGGCGGCGTTCTGCGTCTCCCCGGTGTCGGCGACGTTCATCATCGAGATCCCGAAGAAGAGGACAGCCCAGAAGCTGTCGACGCCCGTCGGGTGTCTGCGGATGAAGTCGTAGAGGCGCTGCACGTAACCCAGAGTAGGGAAAGGAGATAGGTGCTGGAGTCAACCACAGGTGCGATCCCTGCGACAGGGGAGTACTCCCCAAGGTGGAGGGTGACCTTAACCTGTGGGTGATGAGCGCTCAGGGTGAGGTCAGGGGACCGGTCCGGTGGCGGGCCGCGATGGAGGCCGCGCTGTACGGGCCGGGCGGTTTCTACGTACGTCCGGGCGGGCCGGGGCCCGCCGGGCACTTCCGGACCTCCGTGCACGCCTCCGCTCTCTACGCGGGGGCCGTGGCCCGGCTGCTGAGGTGGGTGGACGAGGCCCTCGGCCGGCCGGAGCGGCTCGACCTGGTCGACATGGGGGCCGGGCGGGGCGAACTGCTGGCCGGGGTCCTCGCCGCCCTGCCGCCGGAAACGGCGGCGCGGGTGCGCCCGTACGCCGTGGAGCGCGCGGCGCGGCCCGAGGGGCTGGACCCCCGCGTCCGCTGGGTGGCGGCCCCGCCCGAGGGGACGACCGGGCTGCTCTTCGCGAACGAATGGCTGGACAACGTACCGCTGGAGATCGCCGAGGACGGCCGCTACGTCCTGGTCGCCCCCGACGGTACGGAGACCCCGGGCGGCCCCCTCGAGGCGGCCGACCGGGCCTGGCTGGAGCAGTGGTGGCCCGGCGCGGCGGGCCCGGGAGGCGGCCGGGCGGAGATCGGCCGGGCCCGCGACGAGGCCTGGGCGGCGGCCGTCGCCACCCTGGAGCGGGGCCTGGCGGTGGCCGTGGACTACGCCCACACCCGCGAGGCCCGCCCCCCGTACGGCACCCTCACCGGCTTCCGCGCGGGCCGCGAGGTCGCCCCGGTCCCCGACGGCGACTGCGACGTCACCGCGCACGTCGCGCTCGACGCCTGCGCGGGCCCGGGCGCCGGCCTGCTCACCCAGCGGGAGGCCCTGACCGCCCTCGGCGTCTCGGGCGGCCGCCCCCCGCTGGCCCTGGCCTCCACCGACCCGGCGGGCTACGTCCGCGCCCTGTCGGCGGCGGGCGAGGCGGCGGAACTCACCGCGCGCGGGGGCCTGGGCGACTTCGGGTGGCTGGTCCGGCCGGTCGGCATCGGGCCCTGGCCCGAAGAGAAGGGCTAGAGCCGCTTCGCGCTGCGCAGGGTCGTCGCGTAGTAGCCGTTGCCGTCGAGGCGCGAGGTGCCGCCCTTGTCGCCGATGGTCGGGCCGTTGGCCTCCTCCCGGCTGGAGATGAAGATCTTGTGCCCGTCGGTGTCCGTGCCCAGGTAGATGCCCGTGTGGTCGAGGCGGTCCTTGGTGCGGGCGTCGAGCTTGAAGAACAGCAGGTCGCCCGGCTGGATCACGTCGATCGACGTGGGCCGGTCGTCCGCGCCGACCCCCTCGAGCGGGATCACGTCGGTGCCCAGGGCGGAGCGGGCCATGCCGTTCGCGGTGCGCGGCAGGCCGGCGCCGGGGGTGTCGTCGGGCATCAGGGGGTAGCGGGCCCGGTAGCCGAAGACGGTACGGATGAAGCCCGAGCAGTCCATCGACCGGTAGCGGGCGGTCTGCGGCTGCTTCCTGACCCCGTTGCGGAAGGTGTACGGGGTGCCGAGGTAGTCGAAGAAGTCCGACTGCTCCAGGCGCAGGTCGTTGCCGGCGGAGCCGTTCGGGTTGAGCGGGCCGAAGGAGGCGTCGCCCGCGTACGAGGTGCCCTGCGCGTCCTTCTTCACCGGGGCCTGGTCCCCGTACTGGAAGGCCATCGCGAAGACGTCGTCCTCCTGGCTCCCGAAGTACTTCTTGAACCAGTCCTTGAACCACTGCTGGTTCTCCGCGCCCTGCTTCCACGCCTCGGGCATCAGGCGGACCCAGTTCTCGGTGACGACCCGGGAGGTGGTGTTGGCGGGTTCGGTGAAGGTGCGGCTCGGCCCGGTGAGGGTGGCCGTGCGGGCGCCGTCGGTGAAGGTGGCCAGGACCTGCCCGGTGGTGTCGCGCAGCACCGACCGGTCGGGGCTGCGGACGCGTTCCCACTTCTGCGCGCCGGCCTCGCCCGCCGTGAGCCCCGCCGTTATGGCCTTGTCCTGGACGACCTGCACGGCGGGCGCCTTGGCCTGCTCCTCCACGCGCAGCGCGTAGGTGAAGTACGCGCTGCCGGCCAGCAGCGCGAGCACGGTGAACGTGTGCAGCACGGGGCGGCTGCGGCGGCTCTTCGGCCTGGCGGTCATTCGGGAGGCTCCGGGGCAGTGGGGGGTGGGGGGCGGGGGCGGGGGCTATGCGGTGGGCATGACGCCGAGCAGGATTCCGGCGGTCAGCACGACGTACGTCATGAGGGTGGCGCTGCCGGTGGCCAGCAGGGTGGCGCCCTTGGGCTGGCGGACCAGCTGGTAGGCGATCAGGCCGGGGACGATGAAGCCGAGGGTCTGGTTCGCGTACAGGAGCGGGAACTCCAGCTGGAGCACGATCACCACGGTGGCCTGGAGCAGGACGCCGATGAGGACGACGGCGGCGAAGAGGCGCTTGCCGTAGAGGATGACGAACTTCTGGGTGAGCAGGGTCAGCACGTACGTCAGCACGGTGATGCCGACGACGAGGGCGGCCCGCTGGAGGTCCTCGATGAGGGTGAGCGCGAGCCAGCCCGGGGTGATCATGCCGCCGGGGGAGAGGTTCGTCGTGAGGTAGCAGAGCAGGGAGAACAGCAGACCCAGCGCGATGCCGATCGCGGCGATCTCGGGGGTGAGGACGGCGGGGATCAACGGGGTCCTCCGGGGTGGTACGGGTACGGCTGGTGTGCCGGCGGCTGCGGCTGCGGCTGCGGCTGTGCCTGCGGCCAGGCCGGTACGGGGGTGGCGGCGCCGATCCCGTACGGATCGGCGGGCGGCCAGGGGCCGACGGGCTGCTGCTGCGGGTGCGGCTGCTGCGGGTGCTGTGCGTACGGCGCCTGGGCGTACGGCGCCTGGGCGTACGGGGCCTGCGCGTACGGGGCCTGCGGGTACGGCGCCTGGACGTACGGGGCCTGGACGTACGGCGGCTCTGGGGCCGCCGGCTCGGGGGCGGTCGGCCCGGCGGGTTCGGACTCGTCCGCCGGCAGCTCCGCGAGGTGCTCCAGCAGCACCTCGCCCTGCCCGTGGATGTTGCCGATGGCCACGAGCGAGGAGTCGGCGCCGAGGTGCCCCAGCAGCTCGTGCACGAACTCCTCGCCGTCGCGCTGGTCGCCGCCCAGGTCGACGGCCCGGTCGCGCCACTCGGCCGGGATCGCGTCGATGGCGCTCTTCGCCGGGTGCCCGATCACGAACACCTTGTCCGGCCGCAGATCGGGAACGATCGCACCCATCTGGCCGTTGCGCTCGACCCGGTCGGGGCGGCAGTTGATCACCACGTTCAGGGGGCGGTCCACCGCGCCCAGGTCCAGCAGCTGGTTGATGTTCATCAGCGTGGACTCGGGGTCGTTCGCCGCGAACACGTTGGCGAACCGCAGCCGCTTCCCGCCCGGGGCCAGGTACCGCTCGACCGACAGCACGCCCGGGTCCGGCGGGGCCTCGTACATGCCCTTCAGGGCGGTGGCCCGGTCGACGCCGAGCAGCTCGGCGACGGTGAGCGCGATGGCGACGTTCTCCTTGAAGGTGAACCAGCTGAAGCCGCGCAGCTCCTCGTCCGAGACCGTGTCCGGGTCGGCGTAGACGAGCCGGCAGTCCCGCGCGTCCGCCTCCTCCTGGAGCACGTCGAAACGTTCCTTCTCGGCGGTCACGCAGATCCCGCCGTACGGCATCGACCGCGACAGGGAGCGGGCGATGTCGTCCAGGGTCGGGCCCATCTCGGCGACGTGGTCCTCGCGGACGTTGCACAGCACGCCGATGGTCGACTGGATCAGCTTGGACTGGTTGATCTCCTGGAGCGCCGGCATGACCGCCATGCACTCCATGACCAGCGCGTCCGGCCGGTAGGCGGCGGCGCGCCGCACGATGCCGATCTGCTCGACCACGTTGGCGATGCCGAACTTGCGGTAGACCGGCTCCTCGGTGGCGTCCGGGTGGATGAACCGGGCCGCCGTGCCGGTGGTCTTGGCGACGGTGGCCAGGCCGCCGCCGCGCAGGGCGCCCGCGCACAGGCGGGTGATGGAGCTCTTGCCGCGGATGCCGTTGACCAGCACCCGGTTCGGTATCCGCTCCAGGCTGGCGAAGTGGCGGCGCTGCTCCACGATCCCGGCGATGAGCATGAGCGTGCAGCAGACGAGCAGCACGCAGTAGAGGAAGAGCACGGCGGATCAGTTCCTTCCGACCGGGGCGGAGGGCGCGGCGCCGGCCTGCTTGCGCTGCTGCTGTCGCTGCTGGAGCTGCTGCCGGATGATCTCCAGGCTGCGGGTCACGGCGCCCACCTCGTCGTGGTGGCGCGGGTAGAGCACGGTGCGCAGGTCGCCGTCGGCGAGGGCCTCGGCGCGCGAGGCCAGTTCGCGCAGGGGGGCGACCACGATGATCCGGAGCCAGCCCAGGCAGGCCGCGCCGACGGCGAGGCCGAGGAGTCCGGCGAGGACGGTGCGGTTCTGCAGGCTGTACTCGTGGATGGCCAGGCCCTTGGCGGACTGCCAGCTGACCACGGTCCAGTCCAGCTCCTTGGCCGCGCCGCCGCCCGCGAAGGGGGCGGCGGCCGCGATGACGTGGTCGCCGCCGCTGCGGTAGAGGATGCTGCCGGGCCGCGGGGCCATGCCGACCTTGAGCGCGGAGCCGGTGACGAGGGCGTCGAGCCGCTCGTCGTCCAGTTCCTCGAAGGCCCGGTAGCCGCTGTTGGAGCCGATGACCCGGTGCTTGGAGTCCACGACCCGGATCTCGCCCAGGCCGGGCCGCTTGAGCAGGGAGTTGAGGAAGTCGATGCGGAACTCGCCGACGACGGCGGCGCCCTCCCGGCCGGGGATCTCGGCGGTGGCGACGATGACGGGCTCCTTGGCGCCGTCGTAGAGGGCGACGGGCTCCTTGCGGGGGCCCTTGCCGAGGGGCGCCCGGGGGTCGCCGCCCGCCTGGGCGAGGGCCTTGCCGGTGTGGTCGAGGACGTAGAGGGAGCCGTAGCGCAGGTGCTCCTGGGCGGTGCGTTCCAGGAAGGCGGCCATCTGCTCCGGGCTGGTGTCCTGGCCCATCAGGGAGGCCACGGACAGCAGGTCGGCCTGCCCCTCGTTCAGGGCGCGCCGGATCCGGTCGTTGAGGGTGTCGGTGCGCTCGCGCTGGTCGTTGACCAGCTGCTGCGGTACGACGACGTCTTCCCCGGCCCGGTTGACGACCAGGCCCAGGGGGACGCACCAGGCCAGGAGCAGGACCCCGCAGACCGCGAGGAGCGTACGGGCCCCCGTACGGCGCCTGCGCCTGGCGCGGAAACCGGGGGCGCTGTCGCCGCCGCGGAGGTGGACGCGCAGGCGTTCGAGGGCGGCGGCGATCCGGGCCGCCTCGCTGCCGCGGGGGACGGTGACGGGGCGGGCGAGGTCGCCGCGGGTCAGCCGCCGGCTCTCCAGGAACAGGGTGATCAGCGGCCGCTGCACGGTCGCCACCAGCAGGGCCACGACGAGGGCGCCGACCAGCAGCAGGGCGCCGGCCAGGACGAGTCCGGCGACGGCGTCGGAGGTGCGGGCCGGGTTCTGGGCGATGTTGACCATGGCGACGACGGTCAGCTCGAGGCTGGTGGCGTGGGTGGCGACGCCCGGTTCGGGTCCGGAGAGGCGGGCGTAGCCGGCCGCGGCGCGCTCACCGCCCCACTCGCCCCCGGTCAGGCTGCCGCTGACGCCGGGGAAGCCGCCGGAGCCGGGCTCCTTCACGGTCAGCGGGTTCGCGCGGGCCTTGCGGGCGGCGCTCTTGGCGAAGGAGGCCAGCTGCTTGGTGTCCCGTTTGACGTCGGCGCGCTGGAGGTCGGTGAGGACCATCTCCGGCTCGGGGATGCCGTCGGTGCTCAGGACCGTGCCGCCCTGGCCGACGACCGCGATGCTGCGGAAGCCGCCGAGGCTGATGCCGGGGAAGCGCAGGCTGCTGGAGGCGACCAGCAGCTGCTGGGGCTGGTCCTGCCAGGCCAGCAGGGACAGCGTCAGGAGGCGGGTCTCGCCGTTGGCCAGGGTGACCATGCGGGGGGCCAGGCCGGCCTCGCCGGACAGTTCGGTGCGGTCGATGGCGGTGAGCGGGAGGTTCTCGCCGCGTGCGGCCAGCAGGCGGCCGGAGCCGATCTCCACGACGGCGGTGCCGCGCCACTTCTGGTAGACGCTGCCGATCCGGTCGAGCACGGCGTCGGGGGCGACGGGCTTGCCGGTGGAGAACAGGGCCGCGGCCCGGTTCAGGTCGGTGACGCTCTCGTCCAGGGAGGCGCGCAGCGCGATCGCGCCGTCCTCGGCGAAGTGCTGCTGGGAGGTGAGCACGGCCTCGGGGAGGCGGTCCTCGCGCACGCTGCCCAGGCTGAACGCGGTGAACCCCGCCAGGGCGAGCAGCAGCACCGACAGGACCGTGATCGGCGGCCTGATGCCGCCGAGCAGGGACATGTCGGCCCTGCGGCCGGCCTTGCGCCGTCGCTTGGTGGGCGAAGCGGCCACAGCGGGGTCCTTCCTGGCAGGGAGGGCGGGGGTTCGTACGTACGCGGGGGTCGTGGGTGTGGGCTGCGGGAGCGTCGGGGTCAGCCGGGCAGGCCCCGCAGGGGCTGGAGCCCGTCCTTGGCGGCGCCGCGGTTGAGCATGGTGCCCTGGGTGCGTTCGAAGGCGAGCCGGTAGCGGGCGCGCTGTTCGGGCAGCAGCTTGGTGCCGTCGGAGAGGACGGTGGCGACGTCGACCAGGCGGTGGTCGCGTACCGGCTTGGTGTTCGCGGCGGGCAGGTCGGTCCCGGGGGTGGTCTCGGGGTCCGGCGGGATGTCGGTGAAGGTGGGCACGAAGCGGGCCCGGACCTCCCACTTGCCGTTCTTCTCGGCGAAGTCGAACCAGCCGATCGCGCCCTCTTCGGTCAGGCCGCTGGGCACGTCGTGCCGGGCGAGCTGGTTTCCGAGCCCGTACGCGACCCAGGTGCCGGCGACCTTCTCCATCGGCTGGACGACGTGCGCGTGGTGGCCGATGACCAGGTCGATCCCGGTCTTCTCGGCGATCTCGCGGGCCAGCTCCAGCTGGGGGTTGCTGGGGTTGGGCTGGTGCTCGCGGCCCCAGTGGACGGAGAGGATCACCACCTCGGCGCCGGCCGCGCGGGCCTTCTTCTCGGCGGCGGCGATGGCCTTGAAGTCGATGGGGTTGGCCAGCCAGGGCTTGTCCTTGGGGACCTCGCGCCCGTTGAAGCCGAAGGCGAAGGAGAGCTGCGCGACCTTGACGCCCTTGACGTCGAGGATCAGCGGCTTGCCGGCCTCCGCCTGGTTGCGGGCGGAGCCGGTGTGCCTGAGGCCCTCCCGGTCCAGGGTGTCCAGGGTGCGGTAGACGCCCTCGGGGCCGTGGTCGAGGGTGTGGTTGGAGGCCGTGGAGCAGGTGTCGTAGCCGACGTTCTTGATCGTCTTGGCGATCTGCGGCGGGACGAGGAAGTCGGGGTAGGTCTGGAAGGGCCCGTTCGGCTGGCCCAGGACCGGCTCCATGTGGCAGATCCCGAGGTCGGCCCTGCTGATGACCGGCTTGACCCCCGCCATGATCCGGTCGAAGTCGTACCCCGTGTGTCCGGCGGCCTGCGCGTCGCGGGCGGCCTGGTCGGTGAGCTGGGGGTGGATGAGGATGTCACCGGCCGCGGCGACCGTGAAGGAGCGGCCCGCACCGGTGGCCGGGGCCCGCTCCGGCTCGCCGAGGAGGCCGCATCCGGCGAGCGCGAGGCTCAGGGGGAGGGCCAGGAATGCGGCGAGCGGACGGGTGGGGCTCTCTTTCACTGGGCTATTTTCAGCCAAGTGACGCGTGCGAAATTCACAGAAACCATAACGATCAGTGCGGCCATTTGCGTAGTGATCATGATAGTGGTCGCTTATGTCGGTTTCATGCCGACCAATTCGGCCGAAAATCGCCCCGCGCTTTCCGCGCCCTCCCCGTCGCCTGTGGCAAAGGACACGGACCTGCTCCGCCGGGTCACCCGCTTCACCGCCGAATTCGGCACGACGGGCGGATACCGGACCCCGACCGCGGCCGAGAAAGCCGCCCTGGTCGAGGGGGTTTCATCCCTTTTCGAGGGAAACATCGACGGGGCGCGGACCCGACTGGCCGAGGTCGGCTACCGCCTCGACACCTTCACCGACCGGCCCGGCGGCCGCCGCTTCGCCGAGGTCGCGGCGCGGCCCGAGTCCGCCGGCCGGGGCTGGGGCCGCGTCTACGCCGACCTCGACGCGCCCCCGCGCTGGTCGGTACAGGTACCGCACCCGGTCGCCGACCAGGACACCGAGCGGCTCGGGGTCGCGGTGCTGCGCGCCGCCCCGGGCGGGGTCATGGTCCTGGCGGGGGCCCACCGCAAGGCGGGGGCGGAGGGCGGCAGCCGCTCGGGCGGCTCGGGCGGCTCGGGTGGGTCCGGCGGGTCCGGGGGCTCGGGCGGGTCCGGCGCCGAGGACGAGGAGCGGGACGGCTCCGGCGACGTCGCCGACATGGCGCACCGCACCGACTCCGTCTTCCACGCCGTGATCGCCGAGCTGACCCGCCGCGGCCTGCCCGGTGTCCAGCTGCACGGCTTCGCCGACTCCTCCGTCCCCGGCGCCGACGCCGTCGTCTCCACCGGCGCCGGGGACGGCGACGCGGCGGTCGGCGACGCCCGCCGGCTCGCCGGGAAGCTGGCGGAGCGGGGCATCGAGCCGTGCCGGGCCTGGGCCGCCGCATGCAGGCTGTCGGGGCGCAC
The Streptomyces sp. NBC_00091 genome window above contains:
- a CDS encoding DUF6177 family protein; the protein is MTKDVIALTPKMPDTTALMVALTAGGADLDAQAAGDGAVIQLLGAGGRPLVSVEAPVLVQVPGEVERLLGTPCATPVWWTETRASTAVPEAAPLAGAVAGRLAEVLGGTVWPEGAGHVSVVPVTSEASAGPAPVGALPTVDVVTASTAVVLADRPVVGLTAWLSDVLRTTTGFGAALHIVTPDHCRLSLPLRAALAGAPNRWVVQDPDCGYYDGLSGAVLSWQDGTFAPTRDEAGRPRLAAAFGRPEAPGERRLTVQFRTEHPAEEELLLGGALEAAWRTLTGEPPAGWGTAEPVNLPWSPRQLTDLARGRVPEPTLVTAVGSPARPALATVRVTRTATGVEEDVTLSLGYGPSEEVPSAALGELAEVLVSGHGLVSMLASLGPGRRDLSLAPRVAAPAVPVSFTLGGAGVAEATLTQARRPPLAVKPAQVGPQRRPGLHYPLGDGTDPAAWESLSTLLAHLRTAVPPLP
- a CDS encoding response regulator transcription factor; the encoded protein is MSIRVMLVDDQVLLRTGFRMVLAAQPDMEVVAEAGNGLEALEVLRATAVDVVLMDVRMPKLDGVEATRRICEPDEHPKVIILTTFDLDEYAFSGLKAGASGFMLKDVPPAELLAAIRSVHSGDAVVAPSTTRRLLDRFAPMLPSTSAEPENKEIERLTDREREVMLLVAQGLSNGEIAARLVLSEATVKTHVGRILTKLNLRDRVQVVVLAYETGLVRAGGGGAG
- a CDS encoding sensor histidine kinase, which encodes MQRLYDFIRRHPTGVDSFWAVLFFGISMMNVADTGETQNAAQRLAMFPVVAALTAAVALRRKWTVPMFWLTAGAGLLQLAIGVEMQFCDFAMLVILFTVAAGDVPRWVSRSALVSGLLASPLYVLRFGVDKNVSTVEEVLFTLFVMVPFALAWVLGDSLRTRRAYYAQLVERNQRLEKEREAQAKVAVAAERARIARELHDVVAHNVSVMVVQADGAAYVMDVAPEQAKEALQTISGTGRQALAEMRRLLGVLRTGEPQESEDYVPQPDVEQIEVLVEQVRAAGLTVDFAVEGAPRRLPSGVELTAYRIVQEALTNTRKHGGPDAKASVRLVYFDDGLGLLVEDDGRGAAHELYEDGGADGAGHGLIGMRERIGMVGGTLDAGPRPGGGFRISALLPLKKN
- a CDS encoding SAM-dependent methyltransferase — translated: MSAQGEVRGPVRWRAAMEAALYGPGGFYVRPGGPGPAGHFRTSVHASALYAGAVARLLRWVDEALGRPERLDLVDMGAGRGELLAGVLAALPPETAARVRPYAVERAARPEGLDPRVRWVAAPPEGTTGLLFANEWLDNVPLEIAEDGRYVLVAPDGTETPGGPLEAADRAWLEQWWPGAAGPGGGRAEIGRARDEAWAAAVATLERGLAVAVDYAHTREARPPYGTLTGFRAGREVAPVPDGDCDVTAHVALDACAGPGAGLLTQREALTALGVSGGRPPLALASTDPAGYVRALSAAGEAAELTARGGLGDFGWLVRPVGIGPWPEEKG
- a CDS encoding NlpC/P60 family protein encodes the protein MTARPKSRRSRPVLHTFTVLALLAGSAYFTYALRVEEQAKAPAVQVVQDKAITAGLTAGEAGAQKWERVRSPDRSVLRDTTGQVLATFTDGARTATLTGPSRTFTEPANTTSRVVTENWVRLMPEAWKQGAENQQWFKDWFKKYFGSQEDDVFAMAFQYGDQAPVKKDAQGTSYAGDASFGPLNPNGSAGNDLRLEQSDFFDYLGTPYTFRNGVRKQPQTARYRSMDCSGFIRTVFGYRARYPLMPDDTPGAGLPRTANGMARSALGTDVIPLEGVGADDRPTSIDVIQPGDLLFFKLDARTKDRLDHTGIYLGTDTDGHKIFISSREEANGPTIGDKGGTSRLDGNGYYATTLRSAKRL
- a CDS encoding poly-gamma-glutamate biosynthesis protein PgsC/CapC; this translates as MIPAVLTPEIAAIGIALGLLFSLLCYLTTNLSPGGMITPGWLALTLIEDLQRAALVVGITVLTYVLTLLTQKFVILYGKRLFAAVVLIGVLLQATVVIVLQLEFPLLYANQTLGFIVPGLIAYQLVRQPKGATLLATGSATLMTYVVLTAGILLGVMPTA
- the pgsB gene encoding poly-gamma-glutamate synthase PgsB — encoded protein: MLFLYCVLLVCCTLMLIAGIVEQRRHFASLERIPNRVLVNGIRGKSSITRLCAGALRGGGLATVAKTTGTAARFIHPDATEEPVYRKFGIANVVEQIGIVRRAAAYRPDALVMECMAVMPALQEINQSKLIQSTIGVLCNVREDHVAEMGPTLDDIARSLSRSMPYGGICVTAEKERFDVLQEEADARDCRLVYADPDTVSDEELRGFSWFTFKENVAIALTVAELLGVDRATALKGMYEAPPDPGVLSVERYLAPGGKRLRFANVFAANDPESTLMNINQLLDLGAVDRPLNVVINCRPDRVERNGQMGAIVPDLRPDKVFVIGHPAKSAIDAIPAEWRDRAVDLGGDQRDGEEFVHELLGHLGADSSLVAIGNIHGQGEVLLEHLAELPADESEPAGPTAPEPAAPEPPYVQAPYVQAPYPQAPYAQAPYAQAPYAQAPYAQHPQQPHPQQQPVGPWPPADPYGIGAATPVPAWPQAQPQPQPQPPAHQPYPYHPGGPR